The genomic DNA CTACAGATGGCGCTGTAAGAAAACAACTTTGAGATGCCCCTGTACCGATTTCACGAGAACCATGGCGTCAACGTCCGCCTCAGTTCAGATGGCGAGGTGGCCAAGCGGACAACCAGCTTTGCCAACGCCATCACCTTCAGCGAGAAACCCTTACAACCGGGAGAGATATTCATGGTAGAGATAGATGAGCAGGAGTCTGGATGGAGTGGCCATCTTCGATGCGGACTCACCCAGCACTGTCCTTCCAAGATGATGCCAGTGCGGCACGGGGAACCATTTATGCCAACAGAAATGACCGCTGAAGGAACAGAGGCACTGATCCCGCAGTACTCGATGCCGGACCTGACCAGCATGGGTCGGTCCTGGATTTTTGCCATCACCAAACACCACAACAAGGTGCCACGCACCATAcaggatgatgatgaagagCAGGTAGAGACCAGCTCCTTCATCCAGAACTGCGGCAATGCTCTCCAGGTCGGAAACAAGATCCTACCACAGTCCCTCCTGGTCAAAGACTTCTGCAACATTGCCCTGAACACTGCACATGGCGGACAGGGGCTGGGCACCCACAACGGTAACGATCCCCTCGGGTCACGTGCAAAGTTTGCGCCATACTCGCCAACCTCGCCAGGAGTGAGGTTCCATGCAACATCCATTGGTAGCAGAATCGGGATCACCTACGAAGTGCAGAATGTGAATGCAGAGTGCAAGGCGTACATGCACCTCATCATCAATGGGGAAGACCAGGGGCCATCACTGATGGAGGAAGCAGACCTGCACAGCCCCT from Diadema setosum chromosome 9, eeDiaSeto1, whole genome shotgun sequence includes the following:
- the LOC140233431 gene encoding neuralized-like protein 2; this encodes MPLYRFHENHGVNVRLSSDGEVAKRTTSFANAITFSEKPLQPGEIFMVEIDEQESGWSGHLRCGLTQHCPSKMMPVRHGEPFMPTEMTAEGTEALIPQYSMPDLTSMGRSWIFAITKHHNKVPRTIQDDDEEQVETSSFIQNCGNALQVGNKILPQSLLVKDFCNIALNTAHGGQGLGTHNGVRFHATSIGSRIGITYEVQNVNAECKAYMHLIINGEDQGPSLMEEADLHSPFYAIVDVYGTTKQVRIVQLNYVPTLQECCRMRIRTAIKEQEVQRLPLPAKLKSYLRFELL